A single region of the Sulfitobacter geojensis genome encodes:
- a CDS encoding ABC transporter ATP-binding protein — protein sequence MPLLEVKDLRVGFRQDGKLSEAVKGVSFHVERGETVALVGESGSGKSVSALSTVSLLGDSAEVSGSVTYDGQQMIGADEALLRKVRGNDISFIFQEPMTSLNPLHTIEKQLGESLALHQGLAGAAARTRILELLEQVGINDAESRLGAYPHQLSGGQRQRVMIAMALANKPDVLIADEPTTALDVTIQAQILDLLKDLKDRMGMGLLFITHDLGIVRRIADRVCVMQHGEIVEQGPTREIFDNPQHPYTIKLLGAEPTGQPDPVAEDAAEIVSTEHLKVWFPITQGLLRRTVGHVKAVNDATLSVRAGETLGIVGESGSGKTTMALAIMRLIASEGGITFMDQDVRRWSTRELRKLRSDMQIVFQDPFGSLSPRMTCFQIIAEGLGIHHVDQSRDQRALVHEVMVEVGLDPATMDRYPHEFSGGQRQRIAIARAMVLRPKLLVLDEPTSALDMTVQVQIVELLRNLQVKYGLAYLFISHDLKVVRAMSHKVMVMKRGDVVEYGLAADLYERPQSEYTRSLLQAAT from the coding sequence ATGCCTCTGCTTGAAGTCAAAGACCTGCGCGTCGGGTTCCGTCAGGATGGCAAACTGTCCGAAGCGGTCAAAGGCGTCAGCTTTCACGTGGAGCGGGGCGAAACCGTGGCGCTGGTGGGTGAATCCGGTTCTGGCAAGTCTGTTTCCGCCTTGTCCACCGTGTCCCTGTTGGGGGACAGTGCCGAAGTGTCGGGCAGCGTGACCTACGACGGACAACAGATGATTGGCGCGGATGAGGCCTTGCTGCGCAAGGTGCGTGGCAATGACATCAGCTTCATTTTCCAAGAGCCGATGACCTCGCTGAACCCGTTGCACACCATTGAAAAGCAACTGGGCGAAAGCCTTGCCCTGCATCAGGGACTTGCCGGTGCAGCGGCCCGCACCCGTATTCTGGAACTGCTGGAACAGGTCGGGATCAACGATGCCGAAAGCCGTCTGGGTGCCTATCCGCACCAACTGTCCGGCGGGCAACGCCAGCGTGTCATGATCGCGATGGCGCTGGCCAACAAGCCGGACGTATTGATCGCGGATGAACCGACAACGGCGCTTGATGTTACGATTCAGGCGCAAATTCTGGATCTGTTGAAGGATCTTAAGGACCGGATGGGCATGGGCTTGCTGTTCATCACCCACGATCTGGGCATCGTGCGCCGCATCGCGGACCGTGTCTGTGTGATGCAGCACGGCGAAATCGTGGAGCAGGGGCCAACGCGCGAAATCTTTGACAATCCGCAACACCCCTACACGATCAAGCTGCTGGGTGCCGAACCCACAGGGCAACCCGATCCGGTGGCCGAGGATGCGGCGGAAATCGTCAGCACCGAACATCTCAAGGTCTGGTTCCCGATCACCCAAGGGTTGCTGCGCCGGACGGTGGGGCATGTAAAGGCGGTCAATGACGCAACCTTGTCCGTACGGGCCGGTGAAACCCTTGGAATTGTGGGGGAAAGCGGCTCTGGCAAGACCACGATGGCGCTCGCTATCATGCGGCTGATTGCCTCCGAGGGGGGCATTACCTTTATGGATCAGGACGTGCGGCGGTGGTCTACCCGCGAGCTGCGCAAGCTGCGTTCGGACATGCAGATCGTGTTTCAGGATCCTTTCGGATCGCTGTCACCGCGCATGACCTGTTTCCAGATCATCGCCGAAGGGCTGGGCATTCACCACGTGGATCAAAGCCGCGACCAACGCGCGTTGGTACACGAGGTGATGGTCGAGGTTGGCCTGGACCCAGCCACGATGGACCGCTATCCGCATGAATTCTCCGGCGGCCAACGCCAGCGCATTGCGATTGCCCGCGCGATGGTGCTTCGCCCGAAACTGCTGGTGCTGGACGAACCTACCTCGGCGCTGGACATGACCGTACAGGTGCAGATCGTCGAATTGCTGCGCAATCTACAGGTGAAATACGGGCTGGCCTATTTGTTCATCAGTCACGACCTGAAAGTGGTGCGGGCGATGTCGCATAAAGTCATGGTCATGAAACGTGGCGATGTGGTGGAATACGGGCTGGCTGCGGACCTGTATGAACGGCCGCAGTCCGAATATACCCGCAGCTTGCTGCAGGCCGCGACCTGA
- a CDS encoding DUF2189 domain-containing protein: MNTRPHGAPQLRNPTFADLRHSLLAGLRDFLAAPVPDLFFASFFVIAGLVMAAITYVTGTTFWLILAVMGFPLLGALAALGFYEVSRRRAAQEPLGLSQVASVVWFHRGEQLPWLAAIIIVAFLFWFFLGHMIFALFLGLSPMTNVSTSLDIFLTREGLMMLGFGTLVGAGFALFVFSISVMGMPMLLDRDVDFISALLRSIAAVRAAPFVYLCWGAVVAVLTLLAMVPMFLGLFVVMPVLGHATWHLYRSLSETG, translated from the coding sequence ATGAACACCAGACCCCATGGCGCGCCACAGCTGCGCAACCCGACCTTCGCCGACCTGCGTCACAGTCTTTTGGCGGGGCTACGCGACTTTCTGGCTGCGCCTGTGCCGGATCTGTTTTTCGCCAGTTTCTTTGTCATCGCGGGCCTTGTGATGGCTGCGATTACCTATGTCACGGGCACAACCTTTTGGCTGATCCTCGCGGTGATGGGGTTTCCCCTGCTGGGTGCCTTGGCGGCCTTGGGCTTTTACGAGGTCAGCCGCCGGCGCGCGGCGCAAGAACCGTTGGGCCTTTCGCAAGTTGCGTCGGTGGTGTGGTTCCATCGGGGCGAACAATTGCCGTGGCTGGCAGCGATAATCATCGTGGCATTCCTGTTCTGGTTCTTTCTGGGGCACATGATTTTTGCCCTGTTTTTGGGGCTTTCGCCGATGACTAACGTGTCGACGTCGCTGGATATCTTCCTGACACGCGAAGGGTTGATGATGTTGGGGTTCGGCACGCTTGTGGGGGCCGGTTTCGCCCTTTTCGTTTTTTCGATCTCTGTCATGGGCATGCCAATGTTGCTGGACCGTGATGTTGATTTCATTTCCGCGCTGTTGCGCTCCATCGCTGCGGTGCGGGCGGCGCCGTTTGTCTACCTGTGTTGGGGGGCTGTGGTGGCGGTACTGACCTTGCTTGCGATGGTGCCGATGTTTCTGGGATTGTTCGTGGTCATGCCCGTTTTGGGGCATGCCACATGGCATCTTTATCGCAGCTTGTCCGAAACCGGCTAG
- a CDS encoding DUF6552 family protein, with product MQRSIEHTPLAVPLWRKFSLSRDKAVLVLKWAASIIQIMGYTATAFGMTPLNIYLFLVGLVGWFTVGLMWNDKAIMLIHVVALGAMVAGLISA from the coding sequence ATGCAACGATCAATTGAACACACACCGCTTGCTGTCCCCCTGTGGCGCAAGTTTTCGTTAAGCCGCGACAAGGCAGTGCTGGTACTGAAATGGGCGGCGTCGATCATTCAAATCATGGGCTATACCGCCACCGCTTTCGGCATGACGCCGTTGAATATCTACCTGTTTCTGGTGGGTCTGGTGGGGTGGTTCACGGTAGGGCTGATGTGGAATGACAAAGCCATCATGCTGATCCATGTCGTTGCCCTTGGCGCGATGGTGGCGGGGCTGATCAGCGCCTAG
- a CDS encoding LysR substrate-binding domain-containing protein — MNWRNLPPLSSLRAFGAFAETRNVVAAGDALGVSHAAISQQLRALESHLDVALLDRSGRSLALTLAGERLAGALHIGFGAMIEAAEEITGQQETRPLHISATPTFAASWLMPRLPSFREANPEIDLMIDPSPLVVSLANSGIDVAIRYGAGVWPGVEAEMLLQSPMVVVAAPSLVGDQPFEDLNAIADFPWLEEFSTSEATNWFKRFGVPKAKLGMVQVPGNLMLDGARDGQGVVVTVREFVARDIAAGRLRELHVEAQSSDGYHIVTRPGVQRKWVKAFTTWLRREAALAAALSPEARS, encoded by the coding sequence ATGAACTGGCGTAATCTTCCGCCGCTATCGTCCCTGCGTGCGTTCGGCGCATTTGCCGAGACCCGCAACGTGGTCGCCGCAGGCGATGCCTTGGGCGTCAGCCATGCCGCAATTAGCCAGCAGTTGCGCGCGTTGGAAAGCCATCTGGATGTGGCCCTGCTGGATCGCTCGGGGCGCAGTTTGGCCCTGACCCTTGCGGGCGAACGATTGGCGGGTGCGTTGCACATCGGTTTTGGCGCAATGATCGAAGCGGCTGAGGAAATCACCGGCCAGCAGGAAACCCGGCCGTTGCATATTTCGGCAACGCCAACATTTGCGGCCTCGTGGCTGATGCCGCGCTTGCCGTCTTTTCGCGAGGCCAATCCGGAAATCGATTTGATGATTGACCCTTCGCCGCTGGTCGTCAGTTTGGCGAACAGCGGCATTGATGTAGCGATCCGTTATGGCGCGGGGGTATGGCCGGGTGTCGAGGCTGAAATGCTGTTGCAGTCCCCGATGGTCGTTGTCGCGGCACCGTCACTGGTCGGGGATCAGCCGTTCGAGGATTTGAACGCAATCGCGGATTTCCCATGGCTTGAGGAATTCAGCACCTCGGAGGCGACCAATTGGTTCAAGCGTTTCGGCGTGCCGAAGGCCAAGCTTGGCATGGTGCAGGTGCCGGGCAACCTGATGCTGGACGGGGCGCGGGACGGGCAGGGGGTTGTCGTCACAGTGCGCGAATTTGTAGCGCGCGACATTGCTGCGGGTCGGCTGCGCGAGCTGCACGTAGAGGCCCAATCAAGTGACGGATATCACATCGTCACCCGTCCGGGCGTGCAGCGCAAATGGGTGAAGGCGTTTACAACGTGGCTGCGCCGGGAGGCAGCGCTTGCCGCGGCGCTTAGCCCGGAGGCCCGATCATAA
- a CDS encoding D-alanyl-D-alanine carboxypeptidase family protein: MRARRVSSARLGLYFITAFWLIVIVPLSAMAAPYAAYVMDARTGKVIHSQNSDTRLHPASLTKMMTLYIAFEAIKRGEISLDSKVTISKKAAAEPPSKLGLRAGQRIALRYLIRAAAVKSANDAATAIGEAIGGSEARFARRMNRTAKALGMNRTTFKNMHGLTEAGHLSTAHDMSIMGRHLLYDFPEYYNLFSRVTADAGVRKVSHTNRRFLNSYKGADGIKTGYTRAAGFNLTASAERGNERIIVTVFGGKSTASRNAQVTKLMDLGFRRAPSRAPLRKPQKPVYADVETAPNVPSTNPGSVAGGAGKTIRLVGAVKKSKRPQLRPGTAAPVLVAAVQDPLVSNADITAALKEAVKTPAPTQAAPAPNVTLAAATGAVLRPALRPTTASKPAAKREKRVVEQEIVTRVSTSGGRHWGVNVGRFPSRYAAEKVLLKTALAEMSTLDGSLRKVVRRPQGFDANFLGMTRETADLACRRLAARKVSCFMIGPPG, translated from the coding sequence ATGAGAGCGCGACGCGTTTCGTCAGCCCGTTTGGGGTTGTATTTCATCACGGCTTTTTGGTTGATTGTGATCGTCCCGCTCAGCGCGATGGCGGCACCCTATGCGGCCTATGTGATGGACGCACGCACCGGCAAGGTGATCCATTCCCAGAACTCCGACACGCGCCTGCATCCCGCCTCGCTCACCAAGATGATGACGCTCTATATCGCTTTTGAAGCGATCAAGCGCGGTGAAATCTCCCTCGACAGCAAGGTCACGATTTCCAAGAAAGCTGCCGCCGAGCCGCCCAGCAAATTGGGGTTGCGCGCCGGCCAGCGCATTGCGCTGCGCTATCTGATCCGCGCCGCTGCCGTAAAATCAGCCAATGATGCAGCCACGGCCATTGGCGAGGCCATCGGCGGCTCAGAAGCCCGCTTTGCCCGCCGTATGAATCGCACCGCCAAGGCGTTGGGCATGAACCGGACAACCTTCAAGAACATGCATGGCCTAACCGAAGCGGGCCATTTGTCGACCGCCCACGACATGTCCATCATGGGGCGGCATTTGCTCTATGACTTCCCAGAATATTACAACCTGTTCTCTCGCGTGACGGCCGATGCCGGTGTGCGCAAGGTCAGCCACACCAACCGCCGTTTCCTGAATTCCTACAAAGGTGCTGACGGGATCAAAACCGGCTATACCCGCGCTGCCGGTTTTAACCTGACTGCCTCTGCCGAACGGGGCAACGAACGGATCATCGTGACCGTTTTTGGCGGTAAATCCACCGCCTCGCGCAATGCGCAGGTTACCAAGTTGATGGACCTCGGGTTCCGCCGCGCCCCGTCCCGCGCGCCGCTGCGCAAACCGCAAAAGCCGGTCTACGCCGATGTTGAAACCGCCCCGAACGTGCCAAGCACAAACCCCGGTTCCGTCGCGGGTGGCGCTGGTAAAACCATTCGCCTGGTGGGTGCTGTCAAGAAATCCAAGCGCCCGCAATTGCGCCCCGGCACTGCGGCCCCTGTTCTGGTGGCTGCTGTTCAGGACCCCCTTGTTTCGAATGCAGACATCACTGCTGCACTGAAAGAAGCCGTCAAAACACCCGCGCCAACGCAGGCAGCACCTGCGCCTAACGTGACCCTCGCGGCGGCCACCGGTGCGGTGTTACGACCCGCGCTGCGCCCTACCACGGCGTCAAAACCCGCCGCAAAACGCGAAAAGCGCGTGGTAGAGCAGGAAATCGTCACCCGCGTGTCAACTTCGGGCGGCCGCCATTGGGGGGTGAACGTCGGACGTTTCCCCAGCCGGTATGCTGCCGAAAAGGTGCTGTTGAAGACCGCGCTTGCAGAAATGTCGACGCTGGATGGGTCGCTGCGCAAAGTTGTGCGCAGGCCACAAGGGTTTGACGCGAATTTCCTTGGCATGACCCGTGAAACCGCTGATCTGGCCTGCCGCAGATTGGCTGCCCGTAAGGTCAGTTGCTTTATGATCGGGCCTCCGGGCTAA
- a CDS encoding HAD family hydrolase → MSVTLSTIGLDADDTLWHNERFFALTQEHFAGLLQDHTDKDHLMTRLLAAERRNLPHYGFGIKGFTLSMIETAIEVTDGKVPACVIRELLDAGRDMLSHPVELLPDVETTLNALKHDFKLLLITKGDLLDQERKLAQSGLRGFFDAVEIVSDKTPAAYHDIFHRHGTGADQGLMAGNSMASDVTPMIAAGGWGVFVPHALTWEVEHAKPPRDISRFGQIDGLGKLVDFIHGIT, encoded by the coding sequence ATGAGCGTCACACTTAGCACAATCGGGTTGGATGCCGACGATACACTTTGGCACAACGAACGCTTCTTTGCCCTGACGCAGGAGCATTTCGCAGGGCTGCTGCAGGATCATACCGACAAGGATCACCTGATGACACGGCTGCTGGCAGCAGAGCGCCGCAACCTGCCGCATTACGGGTTTGGAATCAAAGGGTTCACCCTGTCGATGATCGAAACCGCAATCGAAGTCACCGACGGCAAAGTGCCTGCTTGCGTTATTCGCGAACTGCTGGATGCGGGGCGGGATATGCTGTCCCATCCTGTCGAATTATTGCCCGATGTTGAGACGACGCTGAATGCGCTTAAACATGATTTCAAATTGCTGCTGATTACCAAGGGCGACCTGCTGGATCAGGAACGCAAACTGGCACAGTCGGGTTTGCGCGGCTTTTTCGACGCCGTCGAAATCGTATCGGACAAGACGCCTGCCGCGTATCACGACATCTTTCACCGGCACGGCACAGGCGCCGACCAAGGGTTGATGGCAGGCAATTCCATGGCATCCGACGTAACACCGATGATCGCGGCGGGCGGCTGGGGTGTGTTCGTGCCCCACGCCCTGACATGGGAAGTCGAACACGCCAAACCACCGCGCGATATATCGCGTTTTGGTCAGATCGACGGCTTGGGTAAATTAGTAGACTTTATCCATGGCATTACATAA
- the clpS gene encoding ATP-dependent Clp protease adapter ClpS yields the protein MRLDDFMMADRSDDENDTGLLTKTKPKTARPPLYKVMLLNDDFTPMEFVVLVLERFFGLNHAQAFEIMLTVHKKGLAVVGVFSHEIAETKVAQVMDFARRHQHPLQCTMEKEE from the coding sequence ATGCGCCTTGATGATTTCATGATGGCAGACCGTTCGGACGACGAAAACGATACCGGACTGCTGACCAAAACCAAACCCAAGACAGCACGGCCTCCTTTGTACAAGGTGATGTTGTTGAACGACGATTTCACGCCAATGGAATTTGTCGTTCTCGTGCTGGAACGTTTTTTCGGCCTGAACCACGCGCAGGCCTTCGAGATTATGCTGACCGTGCATAAAAAGGGGCTGGCGGTTGTCGGCGTCTTTAGCCACGAAATTGCAGAGACTAAAGTGGCACAGGTGATGGATTTCGCCCGCCGCCACCAGCACCCGCTGCAATGCACTATGGAAAAAGAAGAATAG
- a CDS encoding class I SAM-dependent methyltransferase codes for MIDARLQLALNGGGLDLPAEGRIAVFRAPIDADLRGLDIERCDIIHDFKPFHDSWEARGYTVSHAPAGPYAAAIVCLPRAKAEARTLIAQACAVTDGIIVIDGQKTDGADSFLKQMRARVTVNGPISKAHGKLFWISEPAADFFADWAEGPSQTAGGFWTGPGVFSADDVDLASALLVDALPEKLSGTVVDLGAGWGFLSAHVLTRPAVTHVHLVEAGHLALECARRNVTDERAEFHWADATDWQPPNRVDAVVMNPPFHQGRAAEPQIGQAFVSAAARILSPSGGLWMVANRHLPYEAELKTRFVQVTEIGGDARFKLFHAARPIRVRRRG; via the coding sequence GTGATTGACGCTCGGTTGCAACTGGCGCTGAACGGCGGTGGACTTGATCTGCCCGCCGAAGGGCGTATCGCGGTGTTTCGGGCACCGATTGACGCGGATTTGCGCGGTCTGGACATCGAACGCTGCGATATCATCCATGATTTCAAGCCGTTTCACGACAGTTGGGAAGCCCGTGGATATACGGTAAGTCATGCACCGGCCGGCCCCTACGCCGCTGCGATTGTCTGTCTGCCCCGCGCCAAGGCGGAAGCGCGCACGCTGATCGCGCAAGCCTGTGCGGTGACGGATGGCATCATTGTGATTGATGGGCAAAAGACGGACGGCGCGGATTCCTTTTTAAAGCAGATGCGCGCCCGTGTGACGGTGAATGGTCCAATCTCCAAAGCGCACGGCAAGCTGTTCTGGATTTCCGAACCGGCTGCGGATTTCTTTGCCGACTGGGCGGAAGGGCCATCGCAGACTGCGGGCGGTTTCTGGACCGGTCCGGGGGTGTTTTCTGCGGATGACGTGGATTTGGCATCGGCCTTGTTGGTCGATGCCCTGCCGGAAAAACTGAGCGGGACGGTTGTCGATCTGGGGGCCGGTTGGGGATTTCTGTCGGCGCATGTTTTGACGCGCCCTGCCGTGACCCATGTGCATCTGGTCGAAGCCGGACATCTGGCGCTGGAATGTGCGCGCCGCAATGTCACCGATGAACGCGCCGAATTCCATTGGGCGGATGCAACAGACTGGCAGCCCCCAAATCGGGTGGATGCGGTTGTGATGAACCCGCCCTTCCATCAAGGACGCGCAGCGGAACCGCAGATCGGGCAGGCATTTGTAAGTGCGGCGGCACGCATATTGTCGCCGAGTGGCGGGCTCTGGATGGTTGCGAATCGTCATTTGCCCTATGAGGCGGAGCTGAAGACGCGCTTTGTCCAGGTCACCGAAATCGGGGGTGATGCGCGCTTTAAGCTGTTTCATGCCGCGCGACCCATCAGGGTGCGGCGCAGGGGATAA
- a CDS encoding SDR family NAD(P)-dependent oxidoreductase: MSFAVKGKTVIVTGAANGIGLAVARHMADKGANVMCADAHEKKLVEEFGTAPEDGNIRTFAGDLRQRLTIANLVSATIDAFDQVDVLVNASRQILPTDALDVEDTSVQSLLDQNLMTALHLSQYVAKRMMKQAEAQTEGQVGSIINFSSIAAQQIQPELMGYSIAAGAVQQMTRSMALTLAPHRIRVNAISFGSVMSGSLRASVAENREWREDIRSHTPLGRIAAPNELCDTVQYLAADSSSFMTGEVLVVDGGRSLLDVVKAPAH, encoded by the coding sequence ATGTCTTTCGCGGTCAAAGGTAAAACGGTGATTGTGACGGGGGCGGCCAATGGCATTGGCCTCGCCGTGGCGCGTCACATGGCGGACAAGGGCGCGAATGTGATGTGCGCCGACGCCCACGAGAAAAAGCTGGTCGAGGAATTCGGCACAGCACCCGAAGACGGCAATATCCGCACGTTTGCTGGTGATTTGCGCCAGCGGCTGACGATTGCCAATCTGGTGTCAGCGACGATTGATGCCTTTGATCAGGTCGATGTTCTGGTCAATGCGTCGCGTCAGATCCTGCCGACGGATGCCTTGGATGTCGAAGACACATCAGTGCAAAGCCTGCTGGATCAGAATCTGATGACCGCGCTGCATCTGTCGCAATATGTCGCCAAACGCATGATGAAACAGGCCGAAGCGCAAACCGAAGGGCAGGTCGGTTCCATCATCAACTTCAGTTCGATTGCCGCACAGCAGATTCAGCCCGAACTGATGGGGTATTCGATTGCTGCCGGTGCGGTGCAACAGATGACACGCTCCATGGCGCTGACATTGGCCCCCCACCGCATTCGCGTGAACGCGATTTCATTCGGATCGGTGATGAGCGGGTCGCTGCGCGCATCTGTGGCGGAGAACCGGGAATGGCGGGAAGATATCCGCAGTCACACGCCCTTGGGCCGGATCGCCGCCCCGAACGAGCTGTGCGATACTGTGCAATACCTTGCCGCTGACAGCTCCAGCTTCATGACCGGAGAGGTTCTGGTGGTGGATGGCGGGCGCAGTCTGCTGGACGTGGTCAAGGCTCCCGCGCATTAA
- a CDS encoding phosphatase PAP2 family protein, which translates to MPTDISAEFPDISAHQLPVTRNGFARALKPAEQMLIVLTLGIGLLAFILAQIAGQAVAWNAFLISFAPSLGLVMLGCFVRVRRDMPRAAMAAIGTGIYIGFSGVIAILIYLRFPFDTPMIDTRLMAFDAALFGYSWDGFTSAMAAYPALGKAIGAIYGTSLAQLFVVIFILSFLGRLVDLHRLLITGTLSLLLAVAFWWVWPSIGPSAYVALSPDVETALGLVHGQAEGNRLMHLATTGVPLISPEVIMGTIAFPSYHTVMLCLSVGFVWGTWAFWPMLILNLGMLPAILSHGGHHVSDMLGGFVAFAIAFLIAVKLVARRT; encoded by the coding sequence ATGCCCACAGATATCTCCGCGGAATTTCCTGATATTTCGGCACATCAATTGCCCGTCACACGAAATGGCTTTGCGCGCGCGCTCAAACCGGCAGAGCAGATGTTGATCGTATTGACCCTTGGCATCGGTTTGCTCGCATTCATCCTTGCCCAGATCGCGGGGCAAGCGGTGGCATGGAATGCTTTCCTGATCAGTTTCGCGCCAAGTCTGGGGTTGGTCATGCTGGGTTGCTTTGTGCGGGTCCGGCGCGACATGCCCCGCGCGGCGATGGCGGCCATCGGCACCGGCATCTACATCGGTTTTTCCGGCGTTATTGCCATTCTGATCTATCTGCGTTTCCCATTCGACACCCCCATGATCGACACCCGGTTGATGGCATTTGATGCGGCCCTGTTCGGTTACAGCTGGGACGGCTTCACCAGCGCCATGGCCGCCTATCCCGCTTTGGGCAAAGCCATTGGTGCGATCTATGGCACCTCGCTGGCGCAGTTGTTTGTGGTGATCTTTATTCTCAGCTTTCTTGGACGGCTGGTCGATCTGCATCGCCTGTTGATCACAGGGACCCTATCGCTCTTGCTGGCAGTGGCGTTTTGGTGGGTCTGGCCCAGTATCGGCCCTTCGGCCTATGTCGCGCTTTCGCCGGACGTCGAAACCGCGCTCGGACTGGTCCATGGTCAAGCCGAAGGCAACCGCCTGATGCATCTGGCCACCACGGGTGTTCCGCTTATTTCACCGGAAGTGATCATGGGCACCATCGCCTTTCCGTCTTATCACACGGTCATGCTGTGCCTCTCAGTCGGATTCGTCTGGGGCACGTGGGCGTTCTGGCCGATGTTGATCTTGAACCTCGGCATGCTGCCGGCGATTCTGTCACATGGCGGTCATCACGTCAGCGACATGCTTGGCGGATTTGTGGCCTTCGCGATTGCGTTCTTGATCGCAGTCAAGCTGGTGGCGCGCCGCACTTGA
- a CDS encoding TRAP transporter substrate-binding protein, with protein sequence MILRRTLMGIAGAAVAATLMTTTAMAQEVTLRMHQFLPPQANVPKLVLDVWADKVEAASEGRIKIERYPSMQLGGKPPELMDQAIDGVADIVWTVVGYTPGRYPSTEVFELPFIMTNARAASSAYWQMFEKHMKDDEFKDVHILGTWVHGPGMIHVNKEVKTPSDMEGLKIRGGSRLANQLLEKVGSTPVGMPVPAVPEGLSKGVIDGTTIPWEVTAALKVPELVSNHTEFEGNALYVLTFVLAMNKARYEGLPADLQKVIDDNSGLEFSIFAGGTQSDSDGPARQLAVDRGNNIVTVSGDDVQAWRDAAQPIYDEWVADMNSKGIDGQALIDEAKALMEAYDK encoded by the coding sequence ATGATTTTACGCAGAACATTGATGGGGATTGCCGGCGCGGCAGTCGCTGCGACCCTGATGACCACGACTGCTATGGCGCAAGAAGTAACGTTGCGCATGCACCAGTTCCTGCCACCGCAGGCCAATGTGCCTAAGCTTGTGCTGGATGTCTGGGCGGACAAGGTTGAAGCCGCCAGCGAAGGTCGGATCAAGATCGAGCGTTACCCTTCCATGCAACTTGGCGGTAAGCCACCAGAGCTGATGGATCAGGCAATCGACGGCGTGGCAGATATCGTCTGGACAGTTGTCGGCTATACGCCGGGTCGCTATCCAAGCACCGAAGTTTTCGAGCTGCCGTTCATCATGACCAATGCGCGTGCCGCATCCTCTGCTTATTGGCAGATGTTTGAAAAGCACATGAAAGACGATGAATTCAAAGACGTGCACATTCTGGGCACATGGGTTCACGGCCCCGGCATGATTCATGTTAACAAAGAGGTGAAAACACCCTCCGATATGGAGGGGCTGAAAATCCGTGGGGGGTCGCGTCTGGCGAACCAGCTGCTGGAAAAAGTCGGCTCAACACCTGTCGGCATGCCCGTTCCTGCGGTGCCTGAAGGTCTGTCCAAAGGCGTGATCGACGGCACAACCATTCCATGGGAAGTAACGGCCGCGTTGAAAGTGCCAGAGCTGGTGTCGAACCATACAGAGTTCGAAGGCAACGCGCTTTATGTGCTGACCTTTGTTCTGGCGATGAACAAGGCGCGCTACGAAGGTCTGCCGGCTGATCTGCAAAAGGTGATCGACGACAATTCCGGTCTGGAATTCTCGATCTTTGCTGGTGGTACCCAGTCCGACAGCGACGGCCCTGCACGTCAACTTGCCGTGGATCGTGGCAACAACATCGTAACCGTCAGCGGTGACGACGTTCAGGCATGGCGCGACGCGGCGCAGCCGATCTATGACGAATGGGTCGCGGATATGAACAGCAAAGGCATCGACGGTCAGGCGCTGATCGACGAAGCAAAAGCCTTGATGGAAGCTTACGACAAGTAA
- a CDS encoding TRAP transporter small permease has translation MHRAVQSLARLTALAGGIVLIVLIVLTTLSILGRSLNKFFHNDFFDTSLTGFSQWMLNTGIGEINGSYEVLEAGVAFAIFSFLPVCQFYGAHATVDVFTSMLSGRVNRWIAAFWEVVLSATIILIVWRLYEGMLRYLGNGETTLFLQFPVWWAYAASTAAGLVACVVGVYCAFVRLAEALGDRNILPSEHGEH, from the coding sequence ATGCACCGCGCTGTCCAGTCTCTTGCCCGTCTGACCGCTTTGGCCGGAGGGATTGTTCTGATTGTGCTGATTGTATTGACCACGCTGTCAATCCTGGGTCGGTCTTTGAACAAGTTCTTTCACAACGATTTTTTCGACACGTCGCTCACTGGCTTTTCCCAGTGGATGCTGAACACAGGCATCGGCGAAATCAACGGCAGCTACGAAGTGCTGGAGGCGGGGGTCGCATTTGCTATTTTCTCTTTCTTGCCAGTCTGCCAGTTCTACGGGGCCCATGCGACGGTTGATGTGTTTACCTCCATGCTGTCGGGCAGGGTGAACCGTTGGATCGCGGCCTTTTGGGAGGTGGTGCTGAGCGCCACAATCATTTTGATCGTTTGGCGTTTGTACGAGGGCATGTTGCGCTATCTGGGCAATGGCGAAACCACGTTGTTTTTGCAGTTTCCGGTCTGGTGGGCTTATGCGGCAAGCACCGCTGCGGGGCTCGTTGCCTGTGTCGTCGGGGTCTATTGCGCGTTTGTGCGACTGGCCGAGGCGCTGGGCGATCGCAACATCCTGCCTTCCGAACATGGGGAGCACTGA